The following proteins come from a genomic window of Flavobacteriaceae bacterium MAR_2010_188:
- a CDS encoding Putative signal transducing protein, giving the protein MNPIYKVLNVFDYSTEAQMLKSKLESEDIQCMLMDEKTIDSDPLISQAIGGVKLLVHKNDFIKARAIYDQIREYETDSEGNSIHCINCNSSRILIAPLERKNIFYMLFPFFEKKRYVCNACNTIFNV; this is encoded by the coding sequence ATGAACCCCATTTATAAAGTCTTAAATGTGTTTGATTATTCGACCGAAGCCCAAATGCTAAAATCTAAGCTCGAGTCAGAAGACATTCAGTGCATGTTAATGGACGAAAAGACCATCGACTCGGACCCGCTGATCAGTCAGGCGATTGGCGGGGTTAAATTATTGGTTCACAAAAATGATTTCATAAAAGCTAGAGCAATTTATGATCAGATAAGGGAATATGAAACGGATTCTGAAGGAAATTCAATTCATTGCATCAACTGCAATTCTAGCCGCATTTTGATCGCTCCGTTAGAAAGAAAAAACATATTTTATATGTTATTCCCTTTTTTTGAAAAGAAACGCTACGTCTGTAACGCTTGTAATACGATTTTTAATGTCTAA
- a CDS encoding Predicted metalloprotease, contains C-terminal PDZ domain yields MRYIFSVLLIFAISNTSTSQTSYTISFPAAVHHEAEIEAVFKNIKNDTATFKMSRSSPGRYALHEFAKNVYSVSATDLKDKPLTIFRTDPYSWHVTGHKGEIKVKYTLFANHADGTYSQIDETHAHLNMPATFMFMDELKDSKYQLKIMPRQDLNWKIATQLQKESDTDFLAEDLQYFMDSPIEISDLRMRTFEISDNDRTQTIEVALHDSKASDSDFEQYSKYVEDIVKQEQAVFGELPTYDFGKYTFLACFMPQNSGDAMEHRNSTSLSSTRSLADGGVKGNLGSAAHEFFHCWNVERIRPQALEPFDFSEANMSGELWFAEGFTNYFDGLSMVRAGVITQEDFIQGMGRTFNFVWTSSGREYFNPIEMSYQAPFVDAARSVDATNRNNTFISYYSYGDMLGLALDLALRKEGKDLDSFMQLVWNTYGKKQQPYTVDDIHKSLSKFSSQKFSDDYFNNYIYKSEMPDFMPLFENVGLKYEIEKKPGFGVSVKDNKVLNNPTNGSTAYKAGIQENDKIIRLNETSISNSQNPNTLISNMKVGDSINITLERYGKLMTIETEVLPETNYKIELIPDEGLNDEQRKNKLSWLGKK; encoded by the coding sequence ATGAGATACATTTTTTCGGTATTATTAATTTTTGCTATTTCCAATACTTCAACCTCACAAACTTCTTACACAATAAGCTTTCCGGCCGCGGTACACCATGAGGCTGAAATCGAAGCGGTTTTTAAAAACATAAAAAACGATACGGCCACTTTTAAAATGAGCCGTAGTTCACCTGGGCGCTATGCCTTGCACGAGTTTGCCAAAAATGTTTACAGTGTCTCGGCAACCGATTTAAAGGATAAGCCTTTAACCATCTTTAGGACAGATCCTTATTCTTGGCATGTCACTGGTCATAAGGGTGAGATTAAAGTGAAATACACCCTGTTTGCTAACCATGCGGACGGCACCTATTCGCAGATTGACGAAACCCACGCTCACCTAAATATGCCGGCAACATTTATGTTTATGGACGAGTTGAAGGATTCAAAATATCAATTGAAGATTATGCCGAGGCAAGATTTAAATTGGAAAATCGCTACCCAACTTCAAAAAGAATCCGATACCGATTTTTTAGCGGAAGACCTTCAATATTTTATGGACAGCCCAATTGAAATTAGCGATTTAAGAATGCGGACTTTCGAAATCAGTGACAATGATAGAACTCAAACCATAGAAGTTGCACTGCATGACTCTAAAGCTTCTGACTCTGATTTTGAACAATATTCTAAATACGTTGAGGATATCGTTAAACAAGAACAAGCTGTTTTTGGCGAGCTGCCTACTTATGATTTCGGAAAGTATACCTTTTTAGCGTGTTTTATGCCGCAGAATTCTGGTGATGCCATGGAACATAGAAATTCAACATCTTTATCTTCTACCAGAAGTTTGGCCGATGGCGGCGTAAAAGGAAATTTAGGAAGCGCGGCCCATGAATTTTTTCATTGCTGGAATGTCGAACGTATTAGACCCCAAGCTTTAGAACCTTTTGATTTTTCTGAAGCTAACATGAGTGGAGAACTTTGGTTTGCCGAAGGTTTTACTAACTATTTCGATGGTTTAAGTATGGTCAGGGCCGGGGTGATTACCCAAGAGGATTTTATACAGGGAATGGGAAGAACTTTCAATTTTGTATGGACCAGCTCCGGGAGAGAATATTTTAATCCAATAGAAATGAGCTATCAGGCGCCTTTTGTTGATGCGGCCAGGTCTGTGGACGCAACTAATCGCAACAATACTTTTATCTCTTATTATTCTTATGGCGATATGTTAGGATTGGCTCTAGACCTCGCACTGAGGAAGGAAGGAAAAGATTTAGATTCGTTTATGCAATTGGTTTGGAACACCTACGGAAAAAAACAGCAACCCTACACGGTTGACGATATTCATAAGAGCCTATCTAAATTCTCTTCACAGAAATTTTCCGATGATTATTTCAATAACTACATCTATAAAAGTGAAATGCCTGATTTTATGCCTTTGTTCGAAAATGTTGGTTTAAAATATGAGATTGAAAAAAAACCGGGTTTTGGAGTTTCCGTAAAGGACAACAAGGTTTTAAATAATCCTACTAATGGTTCTACCGCATATAAAGCGGGCATTCAGGAAAATGATAAAATCATTAGGTTAAATGAAACCAGTATTTCCAACAGCCAAAATCCAAATACTTTGATATCTAACATGAAGGTTGGGGATTCTATAAATATTACCTTAGAACGTTATGGAAAATTGATGACTATTGAAACCGAGGTTTTGCCAGAGACCAATTATAAAATCGAACTCATTCCAGATGAAGGTTTGAATGATGAGCAGAGGAAGAACAAGTTATCATGGTTGGGTAAAAAATAA
- a CDS encoding dethiobiotin synthetase: MSKIFVTGISTDVGKTIFSAVIVEALKADYWKPIQAGDLENSDSHKIKKLVSNSESKFHPNSYALQTPMSPHAAAEIDGRKINLEEIIEPKTNNHLVIEGAGGLLVPLNDENTILDLIKPDYKVVVVSRHYLGSINHTLLTLDKLKQKKLNTAIVWSGNENKSTEEIISKMSGVMVLGRISDEPYFDQNVIKEYAEQFKEDDVFNDFILS, translated from the coding sequence ATGTCTAAAATATTTGTCACCGGAATTTCTACTGATGTAGGTAAAACTATATTTTCTGCCGTTATTGTTGAAGCGCTAAAAGCCGATTATTGGAAACCCATCCAAGCAGGGGATTTGGAAAATTCTGATAGCCATAAAATTAAAAAACTGGTGTCGAATTCAGAATCAAAATTTCATCCAAATAGTTACGCATTACAAACCCCTATGAGCCCTCATGCAGCTGCAGAGATTGATGGAAGAAAAATCAATCTTGAAGAAATCATCGAGCCAAAAACAAACAATCATCTGGTGATAGAAGGCGCGGGTGGATTGCTGGTTCCCTTAAATGATGAGAACACCATTCTAGATTTAATAAAACCTGATTATAAAGTGGTGGTGGTGTCTAGACATTATTTGGGAAGTATAAATCACACTTTACTAACTTTAGATAAGTTGAAGCAAAAGAAATTAAATACTGCTATCGTCTGGTCAGGAAATGAAAATAAGAGTACTGAAGAAATTATTTCAAAAATGAGTGGGGTGATGGTATTGGGTCGAATTAGTGATGAGCCATATTTTGATCAGAATGTCATAAAGGAATATGCCGAGCAATTTAAGGAGGATGATGTGTTTAATGATTTTATATTAAGTTGA
- a CDS encoding glucosamine-6-phosphate deaminase has product MKSDITYKEPGRFEETRYEKIHNIIVESSDEGSIMVAEEIAQLIKEKQTRNETCVLGLATGSSPIKVYEELVRMHREENLSFRNVITFNLDEYYPMPKDDDQSYYHFMHEHLFNYIDIPSENINIPDGMVSNEDLHDYCIAYEKRIKDAGGLDFQLLGIGRTGHIGFNEPGSHFNSVTRNITLDHITRVDAAGSFHGIDNVPRKAITMGIETVKNAKRIVLLAWGINKADIVKRTIEGSINSDVPATYLQEHPNTTFILDTGASSKLTRVKTPWIVSNPVWTENLQFKAVVWLSEVMDKPILKLTSKDYNDNGMSGLLAEAGSAYDLNIKMFNKLQHTISGWPGGKRGADDTNRPERAVPEKKRVIIFSPHPDDDVISMGGTFDRLVEQGHDVHVAYQTSGNIAVSDEEALKFAEIANALTSDNSKVEKIINSLKSNSGPRTDGSIRKLKGLIRRNESFGATRYLGLDDKNVHFLDLPFYETGTIKKNPLSEKDISIMCNLIKEIKPHQIYAAGDLADPHGTHKVCLDALFISLNKLKSEPFIQDCWVWLYRGAWHEWETYEIDMAVPMSPDQVLKKRHAIFYHQSQKDGVMFMGDDSREFWVRVEDRNRLTANKYNDLGLADYEAIEAFKRHHFL; this is encoded by the coding sequence TTGAAATCTGACATTACATACAAGGAACCCGGCCGTTTTGAGGAAACGCGCTACGAGAAAATCCATAATATTATCGTTGAATCTTCAGATGAGGGTTCTATCATGGTGGCAGAGGAAATTGCTCAACTCATCAAAGAAAAACAGACTCGAAATGAAACTTGTGTACTGGGACTGGCGACTGGTTCGTCCCCAATTAAGGTTTACGAGGAGCTGGTAAGAATGCATAGAGAAGAAAATTTGAGTTTTAGGAACGTTATCACCTTCAATTTAGATGAATATTATCCAATGCCGAAAGATGATGATCAAAGCTACTATCATTTTATGCACGAACATCTTTTCAATTACATCGATATACCCTCAGAAAACATAAATATTCCGGACGGGATGGTGAGTAATGAGGATCTTCACGATTACTGTATTGCATATGAGAAGCGGATTAAGGATGCTGGAGGATTAGATTTTCAATTACTTGGAATTGGTCGGACTGGTCACATTGGGTTTAATGAACCAGGTTCTCATTTTAATTCGGTCACCCGAAATATTACGCTAGATCATATTACTAGGGTCGATGCGGCAGGATCTTTCCATGGAATTGATAATGTTCCTAGAAAAGCGATCACGATGGGAATAGAAACCGTGAAAAATGCAAAAAGGATTGTGTTATTGGCTTGGGGTATCAACAAGGCAGACATTGTGAAGCGCACCATTGAAGGTTCTATCAATTCTGATGTACCCGCAACCTATCTTCAAGAGCATCCAAATACGACCTTTATTTTAGATACTGGGGCCTCTTCCAAATTAACTAGAGTTAAGACTCCTTGGATCGTCAGCAATCCAGTCTGGACGGAGAATCTTCAGTTTAAGGCAGTTGTTTGGTTAAGTGAAGTGATGGACAAGCCCATTCTTAAATTAACCTCAAAAGATTATAATGATAATGGGATGTCCGGGCTATTGGCAGAAGCTGGAAGCGCTTACGATTTAAATATTAAAATGTTTAATAAACTTCAGCACACTATTAGTGGTTGGCCAGGAGGCAAGAGGGGAGCAGATGATACCAATAGGCCAGAACGAGCAGTACCGGAGAAAAAGAGGGTCATTATCTTTAGCCCGCACCCAGACGACGATGTTATTTCAATGGGAGGTACGTTTGATAGATTGGTAGAACAAGGCCATGATGTCCATGTCGCTTACCAAACTTCTGGAAATATCGCAGTTTCTGATGAAGAGGCTTTAAAATTTGCCGAAATCGCCAATGCTTTAACTTCAGACAATTCCAAAGTTGAAAAAATAATAAATTCTCTTAAATCGAATTCTGGACCAAGAACCGATGGAAGTATTAGAAAGTTGAAAGGATTAATAAGACGAAATGAATCTTTCGGCGCAACACGATATTTAGGTTTAGACGATAAGAATGTGCATTTTTTAGACCTTCCATTTTATGAAACGGGAACTATTAAGAAAAATCCACTTTCTGAAAAGGATATTTCTATTATGTGCAATCTTATAAAGGAAATTAAACCTCACCAGATATATGCCGCCGGAGATTTGGCAGATCCACACGGAACTCATAAAGTTTGTCTAGACGCACTCTTTATATCACTTAATAAATTAAAATCTGAACCTTTTATACAAGACTGTTGGGTTTGGCTATATCGAGGAGCTTGGCACGAATGGGAAACGTATGAAATTGACATGGCAGTGCCGATGAGCCCTGACCAAGTCCTTAAAAAACGTCATGCAATTTTTTACCACCAATCACAAAAAGATGGTGTGATGTTTATGGGTGATGACTCTAGGGAGTTTTGGGTTAGGGTTGAAGACAGGAATCGGTTAACCGCCAATAAATATAACGACCTCGGACTGGCAGATTACGAAGCTATTGAAGCCTTTAAGCGGCATCACTTTCTATAA
- a CDS encoding adenosylmethionine-8-amino-7-oxononanoate aminotransferase has product MTLSQRDKKHLWHPLTQHKLHPESLPIISAKGCLLYDEAGKEYIDGIASWYTSVYGHCNDFITNRVAAQMKNLDQIVFSGFTHKPAIILSEELIKILPENQEKIFFSDNGSTTVEVAIKMALQFHFNKNEKRNVILAFENGFHGDTFGAMSVSGLSVYNGPFEDFFLEVKRIPTPDSDNIQDILKTLEKLTKENSIACFVYEPLVQGAAAMQMHKADDLEQILNFCIEKGIITIADEVMTGFGKTGKYFASQHLRINPDIMCLSKALTAGLLPMGITACSQKIYDAFLSEDVSKGFFHGHTYSANPLACTAAIAGIELLTSVEIQSNISKIIKMHQEFDSKIKNHSKIKSTRQKGIIYALDLNVETERYGNLRNKLFDYFMSQGIYLRPLGNTIYIHPPYIIEEHQLKKIYRAIEGALSIV; this is encoded by the coding sequence ATGACCTTATCACAACGAGACAAAAAACATCTTTGGCATCCGCTTACCCAACATAAGCTACATCCAGAGAGCTTACCAATTATTAGTGCAAAAGGCTGCTTACTTTACGACGAAGCAGGAAAGGAGTATATCGATGGGATTGCATCTTGGTACACTTCAGTCTACGGACATTGCAACGATTTTATCACAAATCGCGTGGCTGCGCAAATGAAGAATTTAGATCAAATCGTCTTTAGCGGTTTCACCCATAAGCCGGCGATCATACTTTCGGAAGAACTTATAAAGATTCTCCCAGAAAATCAGGAAAAGATTTTCTTTAGCGACAACGGATCTACGACCGTAGAGGTCGCGATAAAAATGGCTCTTCAATTTCATTTTAATAAAAATGAAAAAAGAAATGTCATTCTAGCCTTCGAAAATGGATTTCACGGAGACACGTTTGGAGCAATGAGTGTTTCTGGACTTTCAGTCTACAACGGTCCTTTTGAAGATTTTTTCCTAGAAGTAAAACGCATACCAACTCCCGATTCTGATAATATTCAAGATATTTTAAAAACCTTAGAAAAGCTCACCAAAGAAAATTCCATTGCCTGTTTTGTCTACGAACCTCTAGTACAAGGCGCCGCCGCGATGCAAATGCATAAAGCTGATGATTTAGAACAAATCTTGAATTTTTGCATCGAAAAAGGAATCATCACCATTGCCGATGAAGTCATGACCGGATTTGGCAAAACAGGAAAATATTTCGCATCCCAGCATTTAAGAATCAATCCTGACATCATGTGCTTGAGCAAAGCCTTAACTGCCGGTCTTTTGCCAATGGGAATTACAGCCTGTTCACAAAAAATATACGATGCCTTTTTAAGCGAAGATGTATCAAAAGGGTTTTTTCATGGTCACACCTACTCCGCCAATCCTCTGGCCTGCACAGCAGCCATTGCTGGTATTGAGTTATTGACTTCTGTTGAAATTCAATCAAACATTTCGAAGATTATTAAAATGCACCAAGAATTTGACTCTAAAATAAAAAATCATTCAAAAATAAAATCGACCAGACAAAAAGGGATAATCTATGCGCTAGATTTAAATGTTGAAACTGAGCGCTATGGAAATCTACGCAATAAACTTTTCGATTATTTTATGTCGCAAGGCATTTATCTGAGGCCGTTGGGTAACACTATTTATATACATCCTCCCTATATCATTGAGGAGCATCAATTAAAAAAAATCTACCGAGCGATTGAAGGTGCGCTCTCAATAGTATAA
- a CDS encoding 8-amino-7-oxononanoate synthase, translating to MFPKSLQAKLDKRKNENAFRSLGTSHALVDFSSNDYLGFSKSETIYNSAQEILEKNELRLNGSTGSRLLTGNHSLYPIVEKQLCYFHESEACLIFNSGYDTNIGFFSSVPQRGDVILYDEFIHASIRDGISISKAKSFKFGHNNLEDLKLKSKRFQDVETIYVVTESVFSMDGDSPNLTEMAKICAEQNIFLVVDEAHAVGVFGKNGVGLVQDLNLQNKIFARIITFGKAIGAHGAAVLGSDKLKEYLVNFSRSLIYTTALPPHSLATISASYDSLNDISNLEKLHDNIKFFKFEITKNNLENLFIISDSAIHSCLISGNDKVKSVAKQIQEQGFNVKPILYPSVPSGQERLRFCIHSFNEKIQITKVLQTLSKLIQSK from the coding sequence ATGTTTCCAAAATCACTTCAGGCTAAATTAGATAAACGCAAGAATGAAAATGCGTTTAGATCATTGGGAACTTCCCACGCATTAGTGGATTTTTCGTCCAATGATTATTTGGGATTCTCTAAATCTGAAACAATATATAATTCGGCCCAAGAAATTTTAGAAAAAAATGAGCTGCGTCTTAATGGCTCCACGGGTTCGCGTTTATTGACCGGAAATCATTCTTTATACCCCATTGTAGAAAAGCAATTATGTTATTTTCACGAATCCGAAGCCTGCCTGATTTTTAACTCTGGTTACGATACCAACATTGGATTTTTTTCTTCGGTACCTCAACGTGGTGATGTGATTTTATACGATGAATTTATTCATGCATCCATACGCGACGGCATCTCCATTAGCAAGGCAAAGTCATTTAAGTTTGGTCATAATAATCTTGAAGATTTAAAACTTAAGTCGAAAAGATTTCAAGATGTTGAAACTATTTATGTGGTTACGGAATCGGTATTTTCAATGGATGGCGATAGCCCAAATCTGACCGAAATGGCCAAAATTTGTGCTGAACAAAATATTTTTTTAGTAGTTGATGAAGCTCATGCGGTCGGGGTATTCGGAAAAAATGGGGTGGGATTAGTTCAAGATTTAAACCTTCAAAATAAAATTTTTGCGCGGATAATTACTTTCGGCAAAGCCATTGGAGCACATGGAGCCGCAGTTTTAGGATCGGATAAATTAAAAGAGTATCTGGTGAATTTTTCAAGGTCGCTTATTTATACCACTGCTCTACCGCCGCATTCGCTTGCGACAATTAGCGCTTCCTATGATTCACTAAATGATATTTCAAATCTTGAAAAACTTCATGATAATATTAAATTTTTCAAATTTGAAATAACCAAAAATAATCTTGAAAATCTATTTATTATAAGTGATTCGGCCATTCATTCTTGCCTAATTTCTGGGAACGATAAAGTAAAAAGTGTCGCAAAACAAATTCAGGAACAAGGTTTTAATGTGAAGCCGATTCTTTATCCTTCTGTACCAAGTGGTCAAGAACGTCTTCGGTTTTGCATTCATTCTTTTAACGAAAAAATCCAAATAACTAAAGTCCTTCAAACTCTTTCTAAGCTGATACAATCAAAATGA
- a CDS encoding F-type H+-transporting ATPase subunit epsilon yields the protein MYLEIVTPEATLFSGEVDSVAVPGVLGEFEMLNNHAAIISLLEEGFVKLYGNITLNGNVADRFQKSERRQGYFLPITSGTVEMKDNHVVVLAD from the coding sequence ATGTACTTAGAAATTGTAACCCCAGAAGCCACATTGTTCAGCGGAGAAGTTGATAGCGTTGCTGTACCTGGAGTCTTAGGAGAATTTGAAATGCTTAACAATCATGCGGCAATCATTTCTTTATTAGAAGAAGGATTTGTGAAGTTATATGGAAATATTACCCTTAATGGAAACGTTGCCGATAGATTTCAAAAATCTGAAAGAAGACAGGGTTATTTTTTACCGATTACTTCTGGTACGGTAGAAATGAAAGATAACCATGTGGTTGTCTTAGCGGATTAA
- a CDS encoding Ribosomal protein S18 acetylase RimI: MSSVIYKRAETTEELKQILNLQNRNFPDSVAEEERILEGFVTVRHNLEILTEMNKRCAHIIAVIDERVVAYALSMHPSFKNDIEILKPMFIQIEDTVDKDLSYIAMGQICIDKNFRKQGIFKGLYNFMGIELRPEYDAVITEVDSENHRSMNAHVGAGFKCISNYMADGHDWNLLIKYWNINKINT; encoded by the coding sequence ATGTCGTCTGTAATTTATAAGCGAGCAGAAACAACTGAAGAATTAAAACAAATCTTAAATCTTCAAAATCGAAATTTCCCTGATTCGGTTGCTGAGGAAGAAAGAATTTTGGAGGGTTTCGTGACGGTAAGACATAATTTAGAAATTTTGACCGAGATGAATAAGCGCTGCGCACATATTATCGCAGTGATTGATGAAAGGGTAGTGGCTTATGCACTAAGTATGCATCCAAGCTTTAAGAACGACATTGAAATACTTAAACCGATGTTTATTCAAATTGAAGACACTGTCGATAAGGATTTAAGCTATATCGCGATGGGTCAGATTTGCATCGATAAGAATTTTAGAAAACAAGGCATTTTCAAAGGACTTTATAATTTTATGGGGATTGAGCTTCGACCGGAATATGACGCTGTTATTACCGAAGTAGATTCCGAAAATCATAGGTCTATGAACGCACATGTTGGAGCTGGATTTAAATGCATCTCAAATTATATGGCAGACGGTCACGACTGGAATTTATTGATAAAATACTGGAATATTAACAAGATAAACACCTAA
- a CDS encoding ATP synthase F1 subcomplex beta subunit, with the protein MSKVTGKVAQIVGPVIDVEFGADSELPKIYDSLEINRPDGSILVLEVQSHIGENTVRTIAMDSSDGLSRGTEVIATGAPIQMPVGEDVYGRLFNVIGDAIDGIGDLPKAGKAGLPIHREAPKFEDLSTSTEVLFTGIKVIDLIEPYAKGGKIGLFGGAGVGKTVLIQELINNIAKGHGGLSVFAGVGERTREGNDLLREMLESGIIKYGDDFMHSMEEGGWDLSKVDKSALKESKATFVFGQMNEPPGARARVALSGLTIAEYFRDGAGEGQGKDVLFFVDNIFRFTQAGSEVSALLGRMPSAVGYQPTLATEMGAMQERITSTKRGSITSVQAVYVPADDLTDPAPATTFAHLDATTVLSRKIAELGIYPAVDPLDSTSRILSKEVLGADHYNCAQRVKELLQRYKELQDIIAILGMEELSEEDKLAVGRARRVQRFLSQPFHVAEQFTGIPGVLVDIKETIKGFNMIMDGKYDHLPEAAFNLKGSIEEAVEAGEKMLAEA; encoded by the coding sequence ATGTCTAAAGTCACAGGAAAAGTTGCTCAAATAGTAGGACCGGTTATCGATGTTGAATTCGGTGCTGATTCAGAACTTCCAAAGATTTATGATTCGTTAGAAATTAATAGACCAGATGGTTCTATCTTGGTTTTAGAAGTACAGTCACATATTGGTGAAAATACTGTTAGAACTATTGCAATGGATTCTTCGGATGGTTTAAGCCGTGGCACAGAGGTTATTGCTACTGGTGCTCCTATCCAAATGCCAGTTGGAGAAGATGTTTACGGACGTCTTTTTAATGTTATTGGTGATGCAATAGATGGTATTGGTGATTTACCTAAAGCGGGTAAAGCTGGTTTGCCTATCCATAGGGAAGCTCCAAAATTTGAAGATCTTTCAACTTCGACTGAAGTTTTATTTACAGGAATTAAAGTAATCGACCTTATTGAGCCTTATGCAAAAGGCGGGAAGATTGGTTTATTTGGTGGTGCTGGTGTTGGTAAAACGGTATTGATTCAAGAATTGATTAACAACATCGCAAAAGGACACGGTGGATTATCTGTGTTTGCTGGTGTTGGTGAAAGAACAAGAGAAGGAAACGATTTACTTCGTGAGATGTTAGAGTCTGGCATTATAAAATATGGTGACGACTTTATGCATTCTATGGAAGAAGGCGGATGGGATCTTTCTAAAGTTGATAAATCAGCTTTAAAGGAATCTAAAGCAACTTTCGTATTCGGTCAGATGAATGAGCCACCAGGAGCTCGTGCACGTGTTGCACTTTCTGGACTTACCATCGCTGAATATTTCCGTGATGGCGCTGGTGAAGGACAAGGAAAGGATGTTCTTTTCTTCGTAGATAACATCTTTAGATTTACCCAAGCAGGTTCTGAAGTATCTGCATTACTAGGTCGTATGCCTTCTGCCGTTGGTTACCAACCAACCTTGGCAACTGAGATGGGTGCGATGCAAGAACGTATTACTTCAACAAAAAGAGGATCTATTACATCAGTACAAGCGGTTTACGTACCTGCGGATGATTTAACTGACCCTGCTCCCGCTACAACCTTTGCTCACTTAGATGCTACTACGGTACTTTCGAGAAAAATCGCGGAGCTTGGTATTTATCCTGCGGTGGATCCATTGGATTCTACTTCAAGAATTCTTTCTAAAGAAGTTCTTGGTGCGGATCACTACAACTGTGCGCAAAGAGTAAAAGAGTTACTACAACGATATAAAGAATTACAAGATATTATTGCCATCCTTGGTATGGAAGAATTATCGGAAGAAGATAAACTTGCGGTAGGTAGAGCGAGACGTGTACAACGTTTCTTATCTCAACCTTTCCACGTGGCTGAGCAATTTACTGGTATCCCTGGAGTATTGGTGGATATTAAAGAAACCATTAAAGGTTTTAATATGATTATGGATGGTAAGTATGATCATCTTCCCGAAGCAGCATTTAACCTTAAAGGTTCTATCGAAGAAGCGGTAGAAGCTGGAGAGAAAATGTTAGCTGAAGCTTAA